In the Telopea speciosissima isolate NSW1024214 ecotype Mountain lineage chromosome 2, Tspe_v1, whole genome shotgun sequence genome, one interval contains:
- the LOC122651117 gene encoding aldehyde oxidase GLOX-like, with protein sequence MHMQLLNNDRVVIFDRTDFGYSNISLPAGICRNDPNDFAFQRDCTAHSAEYNVRNNSIRPLMLQTDTWCSSGAVSHDGSLIQTGGFNDGDRVVRIFKPCSTCDWQEFPNGLNQPRWYATNHILPDGRIIVIGGQQNNYEFYPKSASTNTVFNLTFLEQSSNLYPFVHLNVDGNLFIFANNQGILFNYTTNSVVKTFPVIPDAQPRTYPYTGSSVLLPLRNLQKSSVEAEVFICGGAPWGSYQEASSGNFIETLNTCGRIRITDTNPTWTMETMPLARVMGDMILLPNGQVLIINGAARGLAGWEFGRDPVFYPVLYQPGNQNGSRFQVLNPTTIPRLYHSTAILLRDGRVLVGGSNPHQYYNFTGILFPTELRLEAFSPAYLDSEFSALRPTIIAPASYTKLRYGQRFVLRFSVSSPVMKNRIGVTVVAPSFSTHSFSMNQRVLVLGGRNVVAVTNSSLYAMAVTTPNSAFLAPPGYYLLFLLHQDIPSQGIWVQLQ encoded by the coding sequence ATGCACATGCAATTGCTCAACAACGATCGTGTCGTTATCTTCGATCGCACCGACTTCGGCTATTCTAATATCTCCTTGCCTGCTGGCATATGCCGCAATGACCCAAACGACTTCGCCTTCCAACGTGACTGCACTGCTCACTCCGCAGAATATAATGTACGTAACAATTCTATACGTCCCCTTATGCTCCAAACCGACACTTGGTGCTCTTCCGGTGCTGTCTCCCACGATGGCAGTCTCATCCAGACCGGTGGATTCAATGACGGTGACCGTGTTGTCAGGATTTTCAAGCCGTGTAGTACTTGTGACTGGCAAGAGTTTCCAAATGGACTCAATCAACCACGTTGGTATGCTACCAATCATATACTACCGGATGGACGAATCATCGTGATCGGCGGCCAACAGAACAATTACGAGTTCTATCCTAAATCTGCATCGACGAATACTGTATTCAACTTAACGTTTCTAGAACAATCCAGTAATCTCTACCCATTTGTTCACCTCAATGTGGATGGAAACTTATTCATCTTCGCCAACAACCAAGGAATCTTGTTCAACTACACCACTAACTCGGTCGTGAAAACTTTCCCAGTAATTCCAGATGCTCAGCCTCGGACCTACCCCTACACGGGCTCCTCAGTTCTGCTCCCATTAAGGAATTTACAAAAGTCTTCGGTGGAAGCTGAGGTCTTCATCTGTGGTGGAGCTCCATGGGGTTCATACCAGGAGGCCAGTTCAGGGAACTTCATTGAAACCTTAAATACATGTGGGAGGATCCGAATTACAGACACGAATCCGACATGGACCATGGAGACAATGCCGCTTGCTAGAGTGATGGGAGATATGATCTTACTCCCCAATGGCCAAGTCTTGATCATCAACGGTGCCGCAAGGGGGCTTGCCGGGTGGGAATTCGGTAGGGATCCAGTTTTCTATCCAGTTCTGTATCAACCCGGTAACCAAAACGGGTCTCGGTTCCAAGTACTAAACCCAACTACCATTCCACGTTTGTACCATTCGACTGCAATCTTACTACGTGATGGTCGGGTTCTCGTGGGAGGAAGCAATCCCCATCAGTACTACAACTTCACCGGCATTCTTTTTCCAACCGAATTAAGATTAGAGGCATTCTCACCTGCTTATTTGGATTCAGAATTTTCGGCATTACGGCCTACGATCATTGCGCCGGCATCTTATACTAAGCTAAGATATGGACAACGATTTGTGTTACGGTTCTCGGTGTCGAGTCCAGTGATGAAGAATAGGATAGGGGTGACAGTGGTGGCTCCATCTTTCTCAACGCACTCGTTCTCCATGAATCAGAGAGTATTGGTATTGGGTGGTAGAAATGTGGTTGCAGTGACGAACTCCTCCTTGTATGCCATGGCAGTGACCACTCCAAATTCGGCTTTCTTGGCACCTCCTGGGTATTATCTTTTATTCCTGCTTCATCAAGATATACCTAGTCAGGGGATTTGGGTTCAACTCCAGTAA
- the LOC122653253 gene encoding aldehyde oxidase GLOX-like: MMALYPILCFSFFFFFFLILNSIKPVASQGQWELLQQSIGISAMHMQLLNNDRVVIFDRTDFGRSNLSLPAGICRNDPNDYALRHDCTAHSAEYDVSKNSVRPLMVQTDTWCSSGAVSIDGNFIQTGGSHDGDHAVRIFKPCSTCDWQEFPTGLNQRRWYATNHILPDGRVIVIGGQENNYEFYPKSTTVFSLPFLEQTSNLYPFVHLNVDGNLFIFANTQAILFDYTTNSIVKTFPVIPGGRRTYPYTGSSVLLPLKNLQGSSVEAEVLICGGAPLGSTNSGNFIGALDTCGRIRITDPNPTWTMETMPLARVMGDMILLPNGQILIINGAARGLSGWESGRDPVFYPVLYQPENLIGSRFQVLNPTTIPRMYHSTAILLRDGRVLVGGSNPHQYYNFTGVLYPTELSLEAFSPAYLDSKFSALRPTINAPLSYTKLSYGQRFMLQFSVSSPVKTNSVGVTMVAPSFSTHSFSMNQRMLVLDGRNVIGMSNSLYSMAVTTPKSTFQAPPGYYLLFVVHQDIPSEGIWVHLQ; encoded by the coding sequence ATGATGGCTTTATATCCCATTCtttgtttctccttcttcttcttcttctttctcattctCAATTCCATTAAACCAGTGGCTTCACAAGGTCAATGGGAACTCCTCCAGCAAAGTATTGGCATATCAGCCATGCACATGCAATTACTCAACAACGATCGCGTCGTTATCTTCGACCGCACCGACTTCGGCCGTTCCAATCTCTCCTTACCTGCTGGTATATGCCGGAATGACCCAAACGACTACGCACTCCGTCATGACTGTACTGCTCACTCTGCTGAGTATGACGTAAGCAAAAATTCTGTCCGTCCCCTTATGGTCCAAACCGATACTTGGTGCTCTTCCGGTGCTGTCTCTATTGACGGCAACTTCATCCAGACCGGCGGATCCCATGACGGTGACCATGCCGTCAGAATTTTCAAACCGTGTAGTACTTGTGACTGGCAAGAGTTTCCAACTGGACTTAATCAACGACGTTGGTATGCCACCAATCATATACTACCAGATGGACGAGTCATCGTGATCGGCGGCCAAGAGAACAATTACGAGTTCTATCCCAAATCCACAACTGTATTCTCGTTACCTTTTCTGGAACAAACGAGCAATCTCTACCCATTTGTTCACCTCAATGTGGATGGCAACTTATTCATCTTCGCCAACACTCAAGCTATCTTGTTCGACTACACCACCAACTCTATCGTGAAAACTTTCCCAGTAATTCCAGGTGGTCGTCGGACCTACCCCTACACGGGTTCCTCAGTTCTCCTTCCACTAAAGAACTTACAAGGGTCTTCAGTGGAAGCTGAGGTCCTCATCTGTGGTGGAGCTCCATTGGGGTCAACAAATTCGGGGAATTTCATCGGAGCCTTGGATACATGTGGGAGGATCCGAATTACTGACCCGAATCCGACATGGACCATGGAGACTATGCCACTCGCTAGAGTGATGGGAGACATGATCTTACTTCCCAACGGCCAAATCTTGATCATTAATGGCGCTGCAAGGGGGCTTTCCGGGTGGGAATCTGGTAGAGATCCAGTGTTCTACCCGGTTCTATATCAACCCGAAAACCTGATCGGATCTCGGTTCCAAGTACTAAACCCAACTACCATTCCACGTATGTACCATTCGACAGCAATCTTACTACGTGACGGTCGAGTTCTAGTGGGAGGAAGCAATCCCCATCAGTACTACAACTTCACCGGCGTTCTTTATCCGACGGAATTAAGCTTAGAGGCATTCTCGCCTGCTTATTTGGATTCAAAATTTTCGGCATTAAGGCCTACGATCAACGCCCCATTATCATACACTAAGTTAAGTTATGGGCAACGATTTATGTTACAGTTCTCGGTGTCGAGTCCGGTGAAGACGAACAGCGTAGGGGTGACAATGGTGGCTCCATCTTTCTCAACGCACTCCTTCTCCATGAATCAGAGAATGTTGGTGCTGGATGGCAGAAATGTGATTGGAATGTCGAATTCATTGTATTCCATGGCAGTGACGACTCCAAAATCAACTTTCCAGGCACCTCCTGGGTATTATCTTTTATTCGTGGTTCATCAAGATATACCTAGTGAGGGGATTTGGGTTCACCTCCAGTGA